One Setaria viridis chromosome 3, Setaria_viridis_v4.0, whole genome shotgun sequence DNA window includes the following coding sequences:
- the LOC117848682 gene encoding uncharacterized protein translates to MLMQFLSLPAASSPTPHLPLPRTFKPLASSASFRRPSQPPPAPPKPSPPPPPPPPTNPLSSKLWLSSKLSPPPPPPPPPSLEAIEEPPPPPPPPEPEPEQEAAPLRQEDFRQKGKVFVGNLPLWARKPEIAEFFRQFGPLEKVELVRGHDDPERNVGFCFLYYGGDDPESAAERAVEVDGVEFRGKSLTVRLDDGRKGRARAEERARWVEGGERREPRSPWHKGRDEACREFRRVLESRPEDWQAVVSAFERIPKPSRREFGLMVVYYAKRGDKHHARATFENMRARGIEPNAFVFTSLVHAYAVARDMRGALSCIEEMKSEGLELTVVTYSILIAGYAKINDAQSADNLFKEAKTKLDNLNGIIYSNIIHAHCQSGNMDRAEELVREMEEDGIDAPIDVYHSMMHGYTIIQDEKKCLIVFKRLKECGFKPSIISYGCLINLYVKIGKVPKALTISKEMESYGIKHNNKTYSMLINGFIHLHDFANAFSIFEDMLKSGLQPDRAIYNLLIEAFCKMGNMDRAIRIFEKMQKERMQPSNRTFRPIIEGFAVAGDMKRALDTLDLMRRSGCAPTVMTYNALIHGLIRKHQVERAVSVLDKMAIAGIAPNEHTYTIIMRGYAAGGDIGKAFEYFTKIKESGLKLDVYIYETLLRACCKSGRMQSALAVTREMSFQKIPRNTFIYNILIDGWARRGDVWEAADLMKQMKEDGVPPNIHTYTSYINACCKAGDMRRAENVIQEMADVGLKPNVKTYTTLIKGWARVSLPDRALKCFEEMKMAGLKPDEAAYHCLVTSLLSRATVMEGSTYTGILGVCREMFENDLTVDLRTAVHWSKWLHKIERTGGALTEALQRIFPPDWNSSENLEASNSVSDGDSESCTDSDFSDNDDDHDIDGH, encoded by the exons ATGCTGATGCAATTCCTctcgctccccgccgcctcctcgcccacTCCCCACCTCCCGCTTCCCAGGACCTTCAAGcccctcgcctcctccgcctccttccgccgcccctcccagcCCCCGCCTGCGCCCCCAAAACCttctccacccccgccgccgcctcctcccacaaACCCCCTCTCCTCCAAGCTATGGCTCTCGAGCAAGctctccccaccgccgcctccgcccccgccgccgtcgctcgagGCGATTGAGgagcctccgcctcctccgccaccgccggaaccggagccggagcaggaggcggcgccgctTCGGCAGGAGGACTTCCGGCAGAAGGGCAAGGTCTTCGTGGGGAACCTGCCGCTGTGGGCGAGGAAGCCGGAGATCGCCGAGTTCTTCCGCCAGTTCGGGCCCCTGGAGAAGGTGGAGCTCGTGCGCGGCCACGACGACCCCGAGCGCAATGTCGGCTTCTGCTTCCTCTACTACGGGGGCGACGACCCGGAGTccgcggcggagcgggcggtggaggtggacggGGTGGAATTCCGGGGGAAGTCGCTCACCGTGCGACTCGACGACGGGAGGAAAGGGAGGGCCAgagcggaggagcgggcgcgcTGGGTGGAAggcggggagcggcgggagCCTCGCTCGCCGTGGCACAAGGGCAGGGACGAGGCGTGCCGCGAGTTCCGGAGGGTGCTGGAGTCGCGGCCCGAAGACTGGCAGGCCGTCGTCTCTGCTTTCGAGCGGATACCCAAG CCATCAAGGAGGGAATTTGGTCTGATGGTTGTGTATTACGCCAAGCGAGGTGATAAGCATCATGCTCGTGCAACATTTGAGAACATGAGAGCAAGAGGAATAGAGCCCAATGCGTTTGTCTTCACAAG CCTTGTTCACGCTTATGCAGTTGCTAGAGATATGCGTGGTGCACTTTCATGCATTGAGGAAATGAAATCTGAGGGCCTTGAGCTGACAGTTGTTACTTATAGTATCCTTATTGCAGGATATGCAAAAATTAATGATGCTCA ATCTGCAGACAACTTGTTCAAAGAGGCGAAGACCAAGCTCGACAATCTAAACGGAATCATATATAGCAACATTATACATGCTCACTG CCAATCTGGGAATATGGATCGAGCTGAAGAGCTGGTCCGTGAAATGGAAGAGGATGGAATTGATGCTCCTATTGATGTTTATCACAGTATGATGCATGGATATACTATCATTCAGGATGAAAAGAAGTGTCTAATTGTGTTCAAAAGGCTGAAG GAGTGTGGCTTTAAACCATCGATAATATCTTATGGTTGCCTAATTAATCTGTATGTCAAG aTTGGGAAGGTTCCTAAAGCGTTAACTATTAGCAAAGAAATGGAATCATATGGTATCAAGCATAATAACAAAACTTACTCTATGCTGATCAATGGATTTATCCATTTGCATGACTTTGCAAATGCTTTTAGCATATTCGAGGACATGCTAAAATCAGGTTTGCAGCCTGATCGTGCCATATACAATTTGCTGATAGAGGCATTTTGTAAGATGGGAAATATGGATCGAGCTATTCGCATATTTGAAAAAATGCAGAAGGAACGAATGCAACCATCAAATAGAACATTCAGGCCTATTATAGAAGGATTTGCAGTTGCTGGAGATATGAAAAGGGCTCTGGATACCCTTGATCTGATGCGGCGAAGTGGCTGTGCTCCTACTGTAATGACTTACAATGCTCTTATCCATGGGCTAATTAGAAAGCATcag GTTGAAAGAGCCGTTTCTGTGCTTGACAAGATGGCTATTGCTGGCATTGCACCAAATGAGCATACATACACTATCATTATGAGAGGTTATGCTGCTGGTGGAGATATTGGAAAGGCTTTTGAGTATTTCACCAAAATCAAAGAGAGTGGTCTAAAGCTTGATGTGTACATTTATGAAACATTGCTCAGAGCCTGTTGCAAATCAGGAAGGATGCAAAGCGCCTTAGCAGTCACACGAGAGATGAGCTTTCAAAAGATACCAAGGAATACATTCATATATAATATTTTGATTGATGG TTGGGCTCGAAGAGGAGATGTCTGGGAGGCTGCAGATTTAATGAAACAAATGAAAGAGGATGGAGTCCCTCCTAACATCCATACATATACATCCTACATAAATGCTTGCTGCAAAGCAGGAGACATGCGG AGAGCAGAAAATGTGATTCAAGAAATGGCAGATGTAGGATTGAAACCTAATGTCAAGACATATACCACCTTGATTAAAGGTTGGGCTAGGGTGTCACTACCAGATAGGGCGTTGAAATGCTTCGAGGAGATGAAAATGGCTGGGCTTAAGCCTGATGAAGCTGCTTATCATTGCTTGGTGACCTCGCTTCTCTCACGGGCAACTGTGATGGAGGGAAGCACCTACACAGGAATCTTGGGTGTCTGTAGGGAAATGTTTGAGAATGATTTGACTGTTGACCTACGCACTGCTGTTCACTGGTCTAAATGGCTTCACAAGATTGAGAGGACAGGAGGGGCACTAACAGAAGCACTTCAGAGAATATTTCCACCTGATTGGAATTCATCAGAAAATTTGGAGGCTTCCAATTCTGTAAGTGATGGAGATTCTGAGTCTTGCACTGATTCAGATTTTAGTGACAATGATGATGATCATGATATTGATGGCCACTGA
- the LOC117849714 gene encoding casparian strip membrane protein 1 encodes MSTSEAPAAATVIPIDDVAHHHGKAPAVATAPPATSSAVPAAAAATTAPRKTGVPFFRRADRGSRCVGLVDFVLRIAAFGPTLAAAIATGTSDETLSVFTQFFQFRARFDDFPALLFFMVANAIAAGYLVLSLPFSAVVVLRPQAIGLRHLLLVCDTIIVAMLTAAAAAAAAIVDLAHSGNLRANWVPICMQFHGFCQRTSGAVVASFLAVLVFVLLVILAAFAIRKR; translated from the exons ATGAGCACCAGcgaggcccccgccgccgcgaccgTCATCCCCATCGACGACGTCGCCCACCACCACGGCAAGGCCCCGGCCGTGGCCACGGCTCCTCCCGCGACATCGTCAGCCGTCCCCGCAGCTGCAGCAGCGACCACGGCGCCTCGCAAGACGGGGGTCCCGTTCTTCCGGCGGGCCGACCGCGGCAGCCGgtgcgtggggctcgtcgaCTTCGTGCTCAGGATCGCGGCCTTCGGgcccaccctcgccgccgccatcgccacagGCACCTCCGACGAGACGCTCTCCGTCTTCACCCAGTTCTTCCAGTTCCGCGCCCGCTTCGACGACTTCCCGGCGCTCCT GTTCTTCATGGTGGCCAACGCGATCGCGGCGGGGTACCTGGtgctgtccctccccttctccgccgtcgtcgtcctccgcccACAGGCCATCGGCTTGCGCCACCTCCTGCTCGTCTGCGACACG ATAATTGTCGCGATGCTGAcggcggctgcagcggcggcggcggccatcgtgGACCTGGCGCACTCGGGGAACCTCCGCGCCAACTGGGTGCCCATCTGCATGCAGTTCCACGGCTTCTGCCAGCGCACcagcggcgccgtcgtcgcctccttcctcgccgtcctcgtctTCGTACTCCTCGTCATCTTGGCCGCCTTCGCCATCAGGAAGCGCTGA